The segment GTTTCTCCTGACCCGCGCGTTCGAGTAAAAAATCAAACCGGGAACTGCCCAGTGTGTATTCCTGCTTTTTCACCTGCCAGTCAGAAAATTCAGGGATCGCTCCAGCATCCAGACAAAACCGGACAAAACGATTGGGTAATTGTGAATTGATGGAAATCAACTCATTACCGGAATAAACCATAACGGTTGCAAATTTGGTTTTACGTTCCGCTCCTGATTTCGGCTCCACCAGAACCCGGGCACCGGGAAACAGCAGTTCCTCCAATCGTCCAGGATCCGGAACATGGGAATCGTGGATCACGCCATTCATTTTTACTTTTGATAAAAAACGGTTCGGTCGGGCGACAAATTCTGCCTCGATCAGTCCTGCAGGAAGCGACATGCGCATCTTAGCTCTCACCTCCGGCCCGTTTGACATTATATCTATTAAAGAACTCGGTCTGAAATAGAGGAAATTTGCCAGTCTGTATCGCCACTCGCATTGTCGCCATTAACTCATGATAAAAATGAATGTTATGAATGCTCGCCAACCGGTACACCAACAATTCATTTGCCTTAAAAAGATGTCGCATATAGGCGCGGGAAAAATTTTGGCAGGTGTAGCATTGACAATCCGCATCCAGTGGTTTGTGGACATCCTTCTCACGAGCCGCTTTTACTGAAACGGGGCCATCCCAGGTAAACATGATCCCATGTCTGGCGTTCCGCGTGGGCAGGACGCAATCGAACATATCCACTCCTGAAGCCACTGCCTGAACCAGATCCTCCGGTTTGCCCACACCCATCAAATAGCGGGGTTGATCTGCAGGCAGGATGTCAGTTACCACATCAGTCATACCAGCCATATCTGCTTTGGGTTCGCCAACGCTCAAGCCGCCGATGGCATAGCCGTCAAAACCCATGTCTGTCAGAACCCGAGCACTGGTTCTTCGCAATTCCGGGTAAACGCTGCCTTGAACAATCCCAAAAAGATGTTGAGAGTGATCATAGATAGGTTTGATGGACCTGAATTTGTTGAGACTCCGCTGCTCCCAGCGATGCGTTAATTCCATGGATCTTTGAGCTACTTCACGAGTT is part of the Candidatus Neomarinimicrobiota bacterium genome and harbors:
- the tgt gene encoding tRNA guanosine(34) transglycosylase Tgt encodes the protein MQIKSLQTCSSTKARAGELKTDHGTIQTPVFMPVGTAGSVKSLSPDDLLETGSQIILGNTYHLLLRPGTEIIESAGGLHKFMSWPGPILSDSGGYQVFSLGQTNKINEEGVVFQSHLDGSRHTLSPEISMDIQRSLGSDIVMAFDECTAYPATREVAQRSMELTHRWEQRSLNKFRSIKPIYDHSQHLFGIVQGSVYPELRRTSARVLTDMGFDGYAIGGLSVGEPKADMAGMTDVVTDILPADQPRYLMGVGKPEDLVQAVASGVDMFDCVLPTRNARHGIMFTWDGPVSVKAAREKDVHKPLDADCQCYTCQNFSRAYMRHLFKANELLVYRLASIHNIHFYHELMATMRVAIQTGKFPLFQTEFFNRYNVKRAGGES
- the sfsA gene encoding DNA/RNA nuclease SfsA, with translation MRMSLPAGLIEAEFVARPNRFLSKVKMNGVIHDSHVPDPGRLEELLFPGARVLVEPKSGAERKTKFATVMVYSGNELISINSQLPNRFVRFCLDAGAIPEFSDWQVKKQEYTLGSSRFDFLLERAGQEKLLEVKSATLVEKGVARFPDAVTARGTRHVRHLVDAITPQRSAAVLFIVQRSDAMSFEPHWQRDPEFARALQTAVVSGLELVIYTTHLEPDSITLGEILPYDLELRK